The Stieleria maiorica genome includes the window AACGCGTGCGCTTCGCGGCCGTTCTCGTTCAGAAAACGCGCCACCGCGGCGGTGTAGCCATGTGTCGCCCAGACGGTCTCCGGATCGCACTGGTCGATCGCTTCCAGCAACGATTGCCAATCGACGTGGTCGCTGGCAACAAATCCTCGATCCATTGCCCGCCGTCGCCTCGATCCACGCACCGCCATCCAACCGCTGGCCATCGCGGTGCTGATGCGGCCGAACCGCCTGATCCATGGTGTCCCGTGTGCACTCGGAACCGCCACGACCATCGCCCCGCTCCAATCCGGTTTCCCCTCGACGCTGCCGACATAGCGAGTCTCCGGCAACGCCACGCCGGTCTGGCGATAGGCTTGCGTTCCCTTTTCGACCGCGCCATGGGTGAAGATTGGCCCCAGGCTCGGATCCAAGCCCGCCAACAACGATTGGCTTTTGCCGACCGCATACCCGTACAACACGCAACACTTTCCGTCGTCGCGACAGCGCCGCCACCAACGATTGATTTCATCACGAACGCAGTCCGCCGGAGGCCACCGATAGATCGGCAAGCCGAAGGTTGTTTCGGTCACCATCAAATGACATTTGACCGGTTCCCAGGGCTGGCAAGTAGGATCTTGACTCAGCTTGTAATCACCTGTCACCACCGCGATCTTGCCGCGATACTCCAAGCGAACTTGGGCCGAGCCGAGCATATGGCCGGCAGGGTGAAAGCTGACGCGAACACCACCGATCAGAATCGATTCGCCATACGGAAGGAACTGAAACTCCGCCTCCTCGCTCAGCCTCATTCGCAATAGCGTTTCGCTCGGTGCGGCAGCGAGATAGCGGCGACACCCCCACCGTGCGTGATCGCTGTGGGCGTGTGTGACGATGGCACGATCGACCGGTCGCGTCGGGTCGACATAGAAGTCGCCCGCCTCGCAGTACAACCCTCTGGACGTCGGCCGTAGCAAGGGTGCGAAAGTCACCGCCACCGGGGTGCGGCGCGACCGCCGCTCGTGATTTGATGTCGGACGGTTCACGCCAAAATCTGTTTCAATCGTTGCACCGCTGGAATGCGGTTGATCACTGACGGACTGGGAAACCTCTCCCCACATTCATGTTAGCGAACGAAGCAGGGGGCCGAGAGCGAATCGGAAATGCCGAACGCCCATCAATAAACCGATGCCCGAGCGAACACCGAATCCCAGCGAACCGACAGGCTGACCCTTGATCCAAAGATCGAGCCTGTTTTCCGTTCGTACCAGCACTTTCCCGGTCTGTTTGAGACGCGATCGAAGCGAGGCTCCGGGACCCGTATGGCGGGCCGCATAGACAAGCGAACGCATGTCTGGGAAGTCGACGACGATCGATTCCGGCCCCGCAGAAACCGAAAAACGGTGTCCGTCGACCTCGCATTGGACCGAACCCGCCACCGTCAGCGACCTGCGATGACTCACCTTCACCCCGCTTGGCCGTTGATGCCGTCGCGGGTCGAGATGCGGAGCGTTCCGTTCATCTTCCAATGGGCGCTCGGTGCATTCGGCGCCGTCGAACTGGGAACGTTCAACTCAAAATTGTCAAACGAATAGCTGATTTCCGCGTTGCGACCGGTCAGCTTGTCATACAAACCGATTGCCAATTCGGGCCAGTTCTTCGTGTCGTTTGTTTCAGCCATGTGCTTTCTCCGTGTTTAGTTGTCTGACGTAACAGTGATTTTCGTTACCCGGCGGAACTTTAGTGCTGGGTCAACTCTCGATGCCGGGGGAAATCAGAGGTAGCGGAACTCGCCAAGAGTTTCGTTCCCCGGCGAATCGCCGAATCGTGTCTGACGGGCTGCACGATGACGCGCTGCGGTAACCCGACGCACAACAACCCGACGCACAACCATTCTCCATCCACTACAGTTCCCCACGGTTCCAAGGCCTTCTGGGCCGCTCGATTTCCCGCCCGAGGTAACGACGTTGATCCTGGCCATCCTTCCCAATCAATTGTTCTCCGATCACCCGGGGCTGCGCGAGAAACCGTCGAAGGTCGTCTTGCTGGAAGACGCGCTGTTTTTCGGCGACTGGCGTTATCCGGCCAAGTTCCACAAACAGAAACTTTGGCTGCATCGTGCTTCGATGAAACGCTACGAATCCGAAGTGAAGGACAAAGGGTTTTCCACGCAGTACGTCGACTATGACAAAGACAGTCCCAAGCTCGTCGATCAACTCCAAAAGGCGATGTCGCCAGAAGAACGCAAGGGCGAAACTCTTGCGATCGCACATCCCACCGATTTCATCTTCGAAAAGCGACTGCGCGCGGCTTGTGACGAGTTGCAAATGGAATTAAAGATTCTCCCCAACCCCGGTTTCCTGAACACGCCGGAGCAGAACAACGAGTACCGATCCGACAAAAGCCGCTGGTTCATGGCAGACTTCTACAAATGGCAACGGAAACGACTGGACGTCTTGATGGACGGTGACGATCCGGTCGGCGATCAGTGGAGTTTCGACGAGGACAATCGCAAGAAGGTCCCCAAGGAACTGCTTTCATCGCTTCCGCCGATCCCGAATCCCAAACGTGACGCGATCGACGAAGAAGCAGTCAACTATGTCCAAGAGCATTTCGGAGACCATCCGGGGGAAATTGACACCCTTTATTACCCGACGTCCCGAGCTTCGGCGCGGTATTGGCTGAGTCAGTTTTTGGAAAAGCGACTGGGCAACTTTGGCGACTATGAAGACGCGATCGTCCAGGGTGAATCGTGGCTCTGGCACAGCGTGCTGACGCCTACGCTGAACATCGGACTGCTGACGCCGGACGAAGTGCTGCGAAAAACGTTGTCATTCGCCGAGGACCATGACGTGCCGCTGAATTCGCTGGAAGGGTTCGTGCGTCAAATCATCGGGTGGCGGGAGTTTATTCGCGCGACCTATCAAGACTTGGGCGTCAAATTGCGAACGACCAACCACTGGAAACATCACCGGCCGATGCCGGCGTGTTTCTACGACGCGACGACGGGCATCGAGCCGATCGACGAAACGATTCGGCGCGTCTTGCAAACCGGATATTGCCACCACATCGAACGGCTGATGGTGCTGGGTGGATTCATGTTTCTTTGCGAAATCGATCCCGACGACATCTATCGCTGGTTCATGGAAATGTTCGTCGACAGCTATGACTGGGTGATGGTGCCCAACGCGTATGCGATGAGTCAAAACGCCGACGGCGGGCTGATCACGACCAAACCTTACTTTTCCGGATCGTCCTACATCAAGAAAATGAGCCACTACAAGTCGGCACCGTGGTGCGACACATGGGACGGACTTTACTGGCGATGGATCTGGAACCACACCGAAGAACTGGGAAAAAATCCCCGCTGGGCGATGATGTGCAGCATGGCGGAAAAGATGGACCAGCAGAAGCGCGATCAGCACCTCGAGAACGCGGAGCGGTTTCTGGAGGGTCTGGAGTAGGCGTTGGTGTCTAGCCTTCAGGCGACCGCTTTTCTGAGTGCACTCGCCCTTCCGGGCCGTCGCCCCTAGAACTCACCGCGACGACCTAAAAAGGACGTCGTAATTTCAGACCGCTCATCCGGGGCTAACATTTGATGAGGCGATCGCAATGGAGTACCGTAGGTGCTTCCTTTGCCTCACGTACGCTCGCGTTCATCGAGACCTTTTCCGTGATTCCACTTCGCTTGCTCGCCGTCCTTGGGATTGCACTGCTATCCCTCCAATCTTCCAGTTCCGCGGCGATCATCAACGGACTGGATCCGACGCGACATGATCGATTCTCCAGCGACGGCTCGATCAACCCGACGTTTCTGATGGACGAATCGCAGCTTTCCGGTGTGGCGTTGCAACGCGCCGTGTTGATCACCCCGCGTCACTATGTGTCCGCCGCGCATGTTCACACCCCTGAAGTGACCTTCCGCGGCACCGATGGAATTGAACGGACCTATCAATCGACGAGTGCACAGGACTTGACCACATCGCTCCCCGGCCAAGGGCCCGTCGGCAGCGACATCCGTGTTTACACGCTCGCCTCGGACGTCGACCCAAGCATCGTGCCAGTTCCGATCGTGGTAGGAGATCTGAACGTCTTGATCGGACAGACGTTTTTCGCCATGGACAACCAGATGCGGGCCGGTCGCAACGTGATCGATGCGATTGATATCGCGGAGTTTGATTCCGGTGGCGGCGACACCTGGACCATTCGGTTTTCTTACGATACCGACGCCAACGGCGGGACGGGTGGCTTGGGCCGTGACGAGATCGGACTGCTCGGCGGCGATTCTGGCAACGCCGCGCTAATTGAGATCGACGGTCAGTTGGGGCTGATCGGCACGCACATGGGAATCGAGGTCCCGGAGGGCTCGAGCGCTCCGGCGGGCGATCGCTACGACAGTTTTTCAACACTCGTCGGGGCCTACGAAGACCAGTTGGCCGACCTGGTCGCCGCCGACGGTCAATCGTTTGGAACCATCACGGTGGTCGCGATCCCCGAACCGACGTCGCTAGCTTTTTTGATCGGCGTGTTTGCGTCGGGTGGGCTAATGCGACGACGCGGGCGTCGATGACTTGAGAAGATGCACGGGGAAAGGCCTCCAGCGTGTCATCAGCTGTCTCGACGAGCCCGAAAGCCTGACTCTTTGGGTACTACTCAGTCGCGCCGTCCGTCACACGGAGGGTGACGATGGAGGCCGTATCGGGCTGGTCGTCGGCGTTACGGACCAGCAACAACCCGCCGTCGGGGTCAAACGCGGTGGCGCTGGGCAGGCCGAGTTGAAAGTTCTGCAATCGAATCCCGCTGTCGGCCGACCACAGCGCCGCCTCGCCGCTTCCGTCGACGAGCGAGAGGTGAGTGCCATCGGGATGGAGTGCCATCCAAAACACGTAGTTGCCGTTGTCGATTTTGGTCACCGGCGTCCAGCTGGCCGAATCGAAAACCGTCGTCACGTAGGGATAATACTCGCGTGACCCGTGGTACATCGCCACCGCCACTCGGTCGTGATTGCGACTGAACGTGTATGCGAGTGTCTGGCAATCTTCGTGCCCGATGACCTCGTGGACGATTTTGCCGGACCCGATGTCCCAAACACAAAGATGCGATTGGTCGCCATCGGAGTCAGCCGGCCCGATCAACTGATTCTCCGACGGATGAAACACGAACCGATCGTCGTTGGCGGTGCCCGCGGTACGTTCCATCTCGATCAACGGCAGCCCCGTTTCACATTCGAACACCCAAATCCCGGGGTCTTGATCGGGCTCCTGGACCGACGTCGCGACGCGGGATCCGTCGGGGCTGACCGCGACGTATCGCCGCGATTGCAGTCGCACATCGGGCAGTGTGATCGTTGTGACCTCGCGTGAATCACGCAGATCCCAAACGCGAACCTCCGTCGCACCGGCGGCGGCCAGGAAGTTTCCGTCGCGGCTGAACTCAAGGGACGGAGGTGTGCGTGAATTGGAAATGACCAAGGGCCCCGCCTTGGCCGTTCCCGACGGGACATCGATGACCGTGATCTGTGTTTGCTGGCCCTCATCGTCCTCCGCGGCCCTGGTTGAAATGAATGCGGCGGACTGTCCGTCAGCCGAGAACGCCAGCACGGGACGTGGACCGACGTCGGGCAGCGAGATCAACGGCAGCGTCAATGCCCGTGTGGATTCCAGGTTGTATTTTTGGAATCGAAGTGTCTCCATCGGGGGGAGAATCATCCAGACAACCAAGGCCAAAACGGCGATGGAAATGACGGCAAAGCGGAGCATGGAAAGCGGGGACCGTCCCTTGCCGGACGCCGAAGCTGTCGAATTCATGGTCGTTCTCGAACGGGCGTAAAAGTGGGAGAGGAGCAATCAGAGCATCGCGAGCGCACGCGTGCAACCGTCCGCGCGCTGGTGTCTAAGGCTTTAGGGACCGTCCAGCTTAGGGCGATCGTTTTCTGGTGTACCATGGCCCTTCCGGGCCGTCGCCCGTGGGGCTCTGCGCGACGACCTAGAAAGGACGTCATACCCCCTCCGCCGCCCACCCCTTACCCGATCAGTCAGATCATTCGGATTTGTCGCGTTTTGCCTCAGCCCCAAGCTGGACGGTCCCCTTAGCTGTGTCTCAGATTCTCGTCGGACAACCATCCGCTGATCGCATCTGGCACCCATCCCAATTCTTCCTATATTGTGGGATTGATCGTTCTTTCACCGCCTTCTTAGAGTTTTGAAATGGCTGCGCTGATCATGATCGTCTCCGCTGCGGCGATCATTTTGCTCGTCAAGTACGGGCTGCTGCGTGGCATCGACCACATCGCCAGTGCGATGAACTGGAGCGCCAAGGCGCGCGGCCAGCTGACCGGATACGCGACGTCGGTTCCCGAATTTGTGTGCTTGGTCGCCGCGGGCTTGGCCGGGGTCTGGGAAGCGGGACTGTGGAACATCGCCAGCTCCAACATCATCAACGTCGTTCTGATGCTGTTGGCGGTAGGCTTTTATCGACAATTCGGCAAGCTGTTTAACATCCGGTTTCTCGATGAAATCATCTTCGCCGGACTCGCCGTCGCGGTCCCGATCGTCTTGATGCGATTCGGCATGGACAGCCAGTGGTACCTGATCCCGATTTTGCTGGGTTTCTTCGTCGTCTATCGGTTTGTGGATATCCGCATCAATCGCGGCGTACACCATGAAAACGTGGGCACCGATGCGGTCGGCAACCTTCATCTGGGGATCACGATCGGCGTGACCACGCTGATCGCGATCGGGGTCGCCGGGATCTTTTTGGGCGATGCGACCAAAACCGTGGTCGAGGAACTGAAAGTGCATCCGGCCATCGCCGGCTGGATTCTTGGGGTCGTCACCAGCATCCCGGAAATGGTCAGCTTCTTCGCCGTTTACGCGGCCTCCAAACGCGACGGTCAATTGGGCCAGCTCAATGACACCCAGGAAGCCCTGGATAACCTGACCGGTTCCAACATGGCCAACGTCGGTTTCGTCTACCCGATCGGCCTGCTCGCCTATTTACTCGCCCTGTCGTTCTGGGCCGGTTAGCGACAAACGGACAGGCTTCCAGCCGTCGAGCGCCGCATGGCTTTCGATTGGCTTTGCAGTCACCGTCCTCTCCGAGGTCGGCGCGGCGCAACGCTTCGCTTTATCGCACGCGCCGAGTTCGGAGAACACGGCGACTGTCGCGCACCTGTCGCTGCTCCCTTAGCAACCAATGTGATCGCCCAGAGATCAAGCGCGGCGACAGTCTCCGTTGACGTCTGTCACAAACGGCGACCGGTACATCAGTTGCTCCATTGACCACGCCATCAATCATCCAGCACGTGGTCAACGTCCCCGCCAGCGGAATCCCCATGCCCACCACCACCCTTTCCCCTGTCCGTCGGTCGCCCCCAGGCCACACGTCCGGTCACCCGAAACGCCGCGGTTTCGCCGAACGGATGTGGTGCGTCTTGAAGGCCTGGATCCAGAACCCGACTGAAGTCGCCACCGTCTGCCCGAGTTCGCCGTTCTTGACGGAACATCTGGCCGATCGCGATTGTGTGCGAACCGCCAGCCGCATCATCGAACTCGGGCCGGGAGACGGTGGTACAACTCAAGCGCTGCTGAAGTCGATGCGGGCCGATGCTCGGCTGCTGGCGGTCGAAAAAACAGACGCGTTCGCGGAATCACTGGGCGCCATCTCCGACCCGCGTCTGACCTTGGAATTCGCTGATGCCTGTGACTTGATCGATCTCGTGACCAAACACGACTTCGGCAAAGCCGATGTGGCTGTCTCGGGGATCCCCTTTAGCCAGCTGCCGCCGATGGTAGCCAAGCGGATCACCCAATCGGTCCACGAAGTCCTTCGTCCGGGAGGCGTCTTCATCGCATATCAGGTGGTTTCCGACGTGAAAGACTATGCCCGCCCGCTGTTCGGTCCCCCAAAAACCGAAATCGTCCCGATGAACCTGCCGCCGCTACAATTGTTTGTCTGGACGAAAGTCGAACCGGCATGCGATCCGGCCAGCGATTGCTCCTAACCGCACAACGCCGCTTTGACGTAGCTACGCTCGCCAGAGCGTGGCCCCCCCGGTGCCCCACCTTCTAGCGAAGGTAGCTACGTTTGACCGGCGATTTACGATATTTCCCGTGCAAAGTGGCGCTGTCCGGCTACCTGCCGTCACTCAACGGTGGTTTCCCACGTCGGGGCGAGCGTGGCTAAGATAGGTGGCGGTCTCACCGGCCAACGAGTCTCACCGGCCAACCATGGTCTCCCCCTTCGATCACTTCCCGACGTCCACCACATGATCCCTCTCCCTTTTTCGCATCCCCTGCGATTCTCATTCGTTTTGATCCTGCTGGCGGCTGCTCTGCTTTCGCTCTCTGCCGACAACACCCAGGCGGATCGCCCGAATCTTCTGTGGATCTATGTCGATGACATGAGCGACTGGATGGGCTGCTACGGCGACCCGCTGGCCGAAACACCACACATCGACAGCCTGGCCGAGGAAGGTGTCTTGTTCACCCGTGCCTACATGCCGGCGCCGGTTTGTTCGACGACCCGTTCTGCGTTGATCACCGGTACGATGCAAACGACCCACGGTCTGCATCAACATCGCACCATGATCAAAAAACCGTTGCCCGACGACGTGGTGACGGTCCCCGAACTGTTTCGTGACGCCGGCTACCTGACCTTCAACGAGGCCAAGGACGATTACAACTTCCAACGCGATCGCGACACGATGTACTCGCCGGAGTTCAAACGGCCCACCCGGAAACAAGTCAACAGCCACATGATCGGCCGTGACGTTTCTTGGTTGAAACAATTGCAGGGCAAATCGTTCTTCGGCCAAATCCAACTCAAGGGTGGAAAGTTCGAAGGCGAAACGGGATCAAAGTATCCGGCCGCCAGCCGCGTCGCGGAAGCTCAAGTGAATGTGCCGCCGCAGTACCCCGATCATCCCGTGTTCCGCAACGCGATCGCGCGACACTACGAACAGATCGCCGAAACCGACGCGCAGGTCGGCGCCATCATTTCGGCATTGAAAGAGTACGGCCTGTGGGACAACACCGCCGTGTTCTTCTTCACCGACCACGGCAGCCCCCTGCCGCGGGCCAAACAGTTTCTCTACGAGGACGGAACCAAGATTCCGCTGGTCGTCCACTGGCCGGCCGGAACCGACTCAATCACACGTCACGGCAACTCACGATCGGATCTGGTCAGCGGGATCGACATCACGGCCAGTTCACTGGGGCTGGCGGGGATCGAGATCCCGGAATTCATGGAAGGCCGCGATCTGTTCGCCGACGACTTCACGCCCCGCCAGTACGTGATTTCGGCCCGCGACCGGATGGGCAACGCGATCGACCGCATCCGCACCGTCCGCTCACCGCGTTTTCGATACATCCGAAACTACAAAACCGATCGCGCGTTGTACCAGCCGCAATACCGCGAAAACTACCCGACCTTCGTCACGCTTCGCAAACTGCTCGCCGCCGAAAAGCTCAGCAAGCTCCAAGCGTCCTACTACGACGTCGAACATCGCCCGGAAGACGAACTGTACGACCTGACAACCGATCCCCACCAAACGATCAACCTGGCCGACAATCCGGACTACCAATCGGTGCTCCAGGAACATCGTCAGCAATTGCAACAGTGGCAGGACGCGACCGATGACAAGGGACGCTATCCCGAAAGCCGCGAGTCGTTACGACTGGTCTACAAATCGTCAGCGGGAAAATGTGTGAACCCGGAATACGACTTCCTGAAAACGGAGTAAGTGAGTCAATCGTGTAGCGGAACCCGTCAAGAGTTTCGTGCACCCCTGTGAACGAAAATCTTGACGCAATTCTGATTTATTCCGATCACACGTGGGATCAGCCGTTTCGCGCGAGCGTACGGGCCTCCAACACCGTGAAAACGCACTGGCGCCCGTAGGCTCGCGCCAAACGGCTGATTAAATCAACCATTCGTTGACGACTTCCGCTACGAGCAACTTCAGTCGTTTTCCATCCGGACGTTGTCCAAATAAAACGCGCCGTTGCTGCGTGCCGACGCGATGAACCCGACCCAGCGGGTTTCGCTCCAACCAGGATCACACGTCAAATCGTCCACTTCGTGACGTCGACCATCGGGCAAGACAAACGTCGCCCGCCAACGGCCGGCCGAATCTCCTTGCATCGCCTCCATCGTGACATGCAACCAGGTTTCCGCGTCCACGTCGATCAACAGGCGACCGCGGCTGTGCACCGCCGTGCCGCTGAATTGCAAACTGGGTCCGGTTTGGTATGGGTGACCCTTGCTGCGCCATTCGCATGACACCGCGACGGTCGGTTCCAAGCGGATGCGAAAGCTCAAACGTGACTCACCTTGCGTGTAGTGGGGGTCCCAATAGAAGTGGGGATTGAATGCAGCCCGCATGTCCGCCGTATCCTGCACCTTTAAACAACGTCCATCACCATCAGGTGTCGCTACCACGGCGAACGACGACTTTCGGCCTTCGTCGGACAACGTCGCCAGACTGACCAGCGACAACGGGCGGTCGGATTCGAAATCATCGTGGACGTTGATCGGTTGTGGCGGCGGAACTTGATACGGTTCGCGGAAACGCGTTGACGCGGCAAGGTCTTTCCATGCCGGATCGCCCTGAACGCCGGCCGACGCGATGTCGAAAGGGACGAACCCGATCTTGGACGCGGGTGATCCGGGCCGCAGTCGGAAGTCGCGATTGTCGGCATCGACAAACAACGGGTCCGCGATGATCGAATCTTGATCATGCCCCGCGTCGCGCCATTGCTGCCAACTCTTGCCGGCGAAGTCGATCGGTTTGCCACCGGCCCGCCAATACAGGTTGTGGTTCGTTGCGACTTTGGAACCGTTGTTCCATCCGGAATACCCGAGCAATTGACCATCGTCGAAGTAAACCAAATTCCTCTCGAACGTGAACGAGAGGTGGGGTTCGGCGCGTGTCACCGCGACTTGCCCTTCTTCGCTGAACGCCAGGATGTTGTTGCGAACAATGTTTTCGCGGCCATAGTGCTGGTGAAATCCGCCGTCGCGGACGTCGTACACCAAGTTGTTTTCAAACACGATGTGCGAACTGCCTTCGTCGGGATACAGTCCCCATCCGCCATAGCGTGTCGCGTAGACGTCATGGATCACGTTTCCGGCGACTCGCGTGCCTTCCGATGGCCCCAAGGTATAGACGCCGCCCATGTCGCTGAGAATGCGGTACCCGATGTGATGCAGATGATTGAACTCGATGCGGTTGCGTTTCGCGCCGCTGTCGGCGTAGCCCCATCGCCAACCGACCGACACAGCGGTGTAATAAAAATCGGCGATGTCGCAGTGCGTGATCGCATTGTCGCCGCTGTGTCCGATCCAGACCCCGACGGCACACGGCAAGCTGTGCCCACCGCTGTGCAAGATGCAATTGTCGACCGTGATCGCCGACGTGCGCTCCGTTTCAGGCACCAGCCGAGTCTCGCCGATTCGCACGGCGCTGGCGCCGACATCAAACACACGGGTACGCTGGACACGACAATCGCGACACGCCTGGCGAAACCAAAATCCGGTGCCACCGATGTGTTCGACCGCGCAATCGGTAAAGCGGATGTTCCGAGCGCCGTCGAGCTGGATCGCGGTGGCGTCGACGTTCATCGCCGCCTGATTCGGCGGGATGCCTTGCTCGGGAATGCGAAACTCGGTGTGCCGCAGTGTCAGCCCTTCAAAGTGAATGTGTTGGACGCGCCGCTGGGGATCATCGACGTCCCCTCGGAATTCAAACAATCGCGGCAGCTCTGCCGAGAACGCTTCGACCTCGGCAATCGTCTCGCCTTCACGCGGACGATAGAACAACCATCCCTGTCGATCCAAGAACCATTCGCCGGCGGCATCGAGTGCATCGCGATAGTTTTCGAAAAAGTACAAACAATCGCGATTCATCGGATTGTGAGACTTCATCGTAGTGCCATGCGTCGTGAAATAACCTTCACTTGGCGAACACGATTCCAACCATTCACGCGTGGTGTCCCATTTGTGATAGACGACGACTTGGGCATCGCGGAGCGCGTCCTGATCGGTAGCGCCAAGCGACGCCAAATCGCTTGCTCGCGTGGCGAACGTGTGTCTCATCCTTGACGGCGATGATTCCACGGGCGTTTCACCAACGCCCAACAAGCTGAAAAAGTCGCCATCGTTGGGCGTTCTGGCCCGCGTGGCGCGACGTCCGTTGACCCACAGTTGTTCAAACCGCCTTGTGTCTTTGTCCTCCGACTCCGGCACCGCGACGCGCGTCTTCCACAAGCCGGGATGTTCGGAATCCACCTGCCAGCCATCGATCCGCCGCCCGCCGGACAAGACGACTTCGCCGGCGGGATCGCCGAGATAACGCACCGGACGCTCCGGCGATGCACCGGAATCGGACGGAGTAAAGACGATGGTCTGCCCCAAGGAATAGTGACCGGCAGCCAAGTGAACGGTCACCGCCTGATCATCACCGCCAGCCCGAGCGGCACGAACCGCTTGCTGAGCCCGTGCGATCGAGCCGAACGGTTGCTCTGAAGTCCCGGGTTGCGAATCCAACCCCGTGGGAGAAACGTAAACCTGAATCCCCGAATCGTCCGCCACCACACACCTCGCGGCCAACAACACGAACAGGAGTAATGGGTAGCGACAAAGTCGTTCGATCATAGCGATTCTTTCAAACGCGATACGCAGGATTCTGGAGGGTTGGCAAAGTGCGTGCTGGTCGTGCCAGTCGGAGCACCCATCGTGCAATAGGACCAAGAGGACACATACGACATATATGTCCCATCTGTCCTCTTGGTCCTATCGACCGCGGGCCTCTTCACCACAGCGGTTGAACCGAGCGAAACCCCCAAAAAAACCTACCCCAGCAACTCCGCGATCGGTTGACCGCGGTCGGTGATCGGGACCGGGCGGTCGCCGGCGTACAGGTTCTTGCCGTAGTCGACTTGGGCGGCGGCAAAGATCGTCGCGAAGAAGTCGGGCACGCTGACCGGATTGGACACGATCTTTTTTGACAGTTCATCGGTTTCGCCCCAGGCACCGCGGTGGGCCAACCCGCCGCCGGCCAGGATGCAACTGAACGCCGTGCCTTGGTGCCCCCGACCGCCGCCGCTGTCAAACTCCGGTGGACGTCCGAATTCACTGGTGATCACGATCAACGTCTTGTCCAGCAGCTTCTTTTGCTCCAAATCCAAGATCAACGCCGACACCGCCGTGTCCATCTCCTGAATCAATTTGTGCTGTTGCTCGATTCCCGCATTGTGCACGTCCCAACCGGCACCATTGAGAAAGTTCAAGTTGTGCGACACTTCGATAAACCGCACGCCACGCTCCACCAACCGGCGGCTGAGCAAACAGCGC containing:
- a CDS encoding sulfatase family protein, with protein sequence MIPLPFSHPLRFSFVLILLAAALLSLSADNTQADRPNLLWIYVDDMSDWMGCYGDPLAETPHIDSLAEEGVLFTRAYMPAPVCSTTRSALITGTMQTTHGLHQHRTMIKKPLPDDVVTVPELFRDAGYLTFNEAKDDYNFQRDRDTMYSPEFKRPTRKQVNSHMIGRDVSWLKQLQGKSFFGQIQLKGGKFEGETGSKYPAASRVAEAQVNVPPQYPDHPVFRNAIARHYEQIAETDAQVGAIISALKEYGLWDNTAVFFFTDHGSPLPRAKQFLYEDGTKIPLVVHWPAGTDSITRHGNSRSDLVSGIDITASSLGLAGIEIPEFMEGRDLFADDFTPRQYVISARDRMGNAIDRIRTVRSPRFRYIRNYKTDRALYQPQYRENYPTFVTLRKLLAAEKLSKLQASYYDVEHRPEDELYDLTTDPHQTINLADNPDYQSVLQEHRQQLQQWQDATDDKGRYPESRESLRLVYKSSAGKCVNPEYDFLKTE
- a CDS encoding WD40 repeat domain-containing protein; its protein translation is MNSTASASGKGRSPLSMLRFAVISIAVLALVVWMILPPMETLRFQKYNLESTRALTLPLISLPDVGPRPVLAFSADGQSAAFISTRAAEDDEGQQTQITVIDVPSGTAKAGPLVISNSRTPPSLEFSRDGNFLAAAGATEVRVWDLRDSREVTTITLPDVRLQSRRYVAVSPDGSRVATSVQEPDQDPGIWVFECETGLPLIEMERTAGTANDDRFVFHPSENQLIGPADSDGDQSHLCVWDIGSGKIVHEVIGHEDCQTLAYTFSRNHDRVAVAMYHGSREYYPYVTTVFDSASWTPVTKIDNGNYVFWMALHPDGTHLSLVDGSGEAALWSADSGIRLQNFQLGLPSATAFDPDGGLLLVRNADDQPDTASIVTLRVTDGATE
- a CDS encoding cryptochrome/photolyase family protein; translation: MILAILPNQLFSDHPGLREKPSKVVLLEDALFFGDWRYPAKFHKQKLWLHRASMKRYESEVKDKGFSTQYVDYDKDSPKLVDQLQKAMSPEERKGETLAIAHPTDFIFEKRLRAACDELQMELKILPNPGFLNTPEQNNEYRSDKSRWFMADFYKWQRKRLDVLMDGDDPVGDQWSFDEDNRKKVPKELLSSLPPIPNPKRDAIDEEAVNYVQEHFGDHPGEIDTLYYPTSRASARYWLSQFLEKRLGNFGDYEDAIVQGESWLWHSVLTPTLNIGLLTPDEVLRKTLSFAEDHDVPLNSLEGFVRQIIGWREFIRATYQDLGVKLRTTNHWKHHRPMPACFYDATTGIEPIDETIRRVLQTGYCHHIERLMVLGGFMFLCEIDPDDIYRWFMEMFVDSYDWVMVPNAYAMSQNADGGLITTKPYFSGSSYIKKMSHYKSAPWCDTWDGLYWRWIWNHTEELGKNPRWAMMCSMAEKMDQQKRDQHLENAERFLEGLE
- a CDS encoding ligase-associated DNA damage response exonuclease → MAVTFAPLLRPTSRGLYCEAGDFYVDPTRPVDRAIVTHAHSDHARWGCRRYLAAAPSETLLRMRLSEEAEFQFLPYGESILIGGVRVSFHPAGHMLGSAQVRLEYRGKIAVVTGDYKLSQDPTCQPWEPVKCHLMVTETTFGLPIYRWPPADCVRDEINRWWRRCRDDGKCCVLYGYAVGKSQSLLAGLDPSLGPIFTHGAVEKGTQAYRQTGVALPETRYVGSVEGKPDWSGAMVVAVPSAHGTPWIRRFGRISTAMASGWMAVRGSRRRRAMDRGFVASDHVDWQSLLEAIDQCDPETVWATHGYTAAVARFLNENGREAHALESGGRREEDEDAIPPADESTG
- a CDS encoding class I SAM-dependent methyltransferase is translated as MPTTTLSPVRRSPPGHTSGHPKRRGFAERMWCVLKAWIQNPTEVATVCPSSPFLTEHLADRDCVRTASRIIELGPGDGGTTQALLKSMRADARLLAVEKTDAFAESLGAISDPRLTLEFADACDLIDLVTKHDFGKADVAVSGIPFSQLPPMVAKRITQSVHEVLRPGGVFIAYQVVSDVKDYARPLFGPPKTEIVPMNLPPLQLFVWTKVEPACDPASDCS